A window from Piliocolobus tephrosceles isolate RC106 chromosome 11, ASM277652v3, whole genome shotgun sequence encodes these proteins:
- the TEX51 gene encoding testis-expressed protein 51 produces the protein MLPLLIICLLPAIEGKNCLRCWPELSAWIDYDLQILWGTPGPPTELSQNRDHLEEETAKFFTQVHQAIKTLRDDKTVLLEEIDMHKNLFTARLNKISDGLKEKDIQSTLKVTSCADCKTYFLSCNDPTFCPGRNWRISLWAVSLSSALLLAITGDVSFTGTARRRQ, from the exons ATGCTGCCTCTCCTGATCATCTGTCTGCTGCCCGCCATCGAAGGGAAGAACTGCCTCCGCTGCTGGCCGGAACTGTCTGCCTGGATAGACTACGACCTTCAGATTCTCTGGGGGACCCCGGGGCCACCCACAGAACTTTCTCAAA ATCGTGACCATTTGGAAGAAGAAACAGCCAAATTCTTCACTCAAGTACACCAAGCCATTAAAACATTACGAGATG ATAAAACAGTACTTCTGGAAGAGATCGACATGCACAAGAATCTCTTTACTGCGAGACTGAATAAGATATCTGATGGGCTAAAGGAGAAGG ACATACAGTCCACACTGAAGGTCACCAGCTGTGCCGATTGCAAGACTTACTTCCTCTCCTGCAATGACCCCACTTTCTGCCCAG GCAGGAACTGGCGGATCTCCCTGTGGGCTGTGAGTCTCAGCAGTGCTCTGCTCCTGGCCATAACTGGAG ATGTTTCCTTTACTGGCACAGCAAGAAGGAGGCAGTAA